From [Clostridium] symbiosum, a single genomic window includes:
- a CDS encoding pyridoxal-dependent decarboxylase, with protein sequence MKTPYYVIHKKEMEQNLGSLKKALDKYWMKSMIGYSFKTNSLPWIITFMKYHGSLAEVVSEDEYALAKKLGYRVDEIIYNGLAKSKKTFIEAVKGGAIVNIDSKRELEWLVEAGSSPNYNIGLRVNFNIESECIGETQCGSEDGRFGFCYENGELEQALIYMNDRKISVSGLHLHCSSKTRSLNIYAAIVKKTVDVIKKYNLKLNFIDVGGGFFGGLPGKPSFDDYLKVISEGFSPFVDIEETLLIIEPGMSVVGAYIDYVTSVMDVKETLHNRFIVTDGSRTNIDPLMNKSSYFYEVLRKNEERKIIKKQTISGFTCMEHDRLFQLKNEKDIQREDQIIYHKVGAYTLCLTPLFIQFFPTVYVEENEKYYCVRRKWTEDDYLAGSSLYGEV encoded by the coding sequence GTGAAAACACCATACTATGTAATACATAAAAAGGAAATGGAACAGAATTTGGGAAGTTTGAAAAAAGCTTTAGACAAATATTGGATGAAGTCTATGATTGGTTACTCGTTTAAAACAAATTCACTTCCGTGGATAATTACTTTCATGAAATACCATGGTTCTTTAGCCGAAGTGGTATCAGAGGATGAATATGCACTTGCAAAAAAACTTGGGTATCGGGTCGATGAGATTATATATAATGGACTGGCTAAGAGCAAAAAAACATTTATTGAGGCTGTGAAAGGAGGGGCAATAGTAAATATTGATTCAAAGAGAGAACTTGAATGGTTAGTCGAGGCCGGATCTTCTCCCAATTATAATATTGGATTGAGGGTTAATTTTAATATAGAAAGTGAATGTATTGGAGAAACACAGTGCGGTAGTGAAGACGGAAGATTTGGCTTTTGCTATGAAAATGGAGAATTAGAACAGGCACTCATATACATGAATGATAGAAAAATTTCTGTTTCGGGACTCCACTTGCATTGTAGTTCCAAGACGAGAAGTCTTAATATTTATGCAGCTATTGTCAAAAAAACAGTCGATGTAATTAAAAAGTATAACTTAAAATTGAATTTTATAGATGTAGGAGGTGGATTTTTTGGTGGTCTTCCAGGAAAGCCGTCATTTGATGACTACTTAAAAGTAATATCGGAAGGCTTTTCGCCATTTGTGGATATAGAAGAAACGCTTTTAATTATAGAACCGGGCATGTCAGTTGTAGGAGCATATATTGATTATGTCACCTCTGTAATGGATGTCAAAGAGACTTTACATAATCGTTTTATTGTAACGGATGGAAGTAGGACGAATATAGACCCGCTCATGAATAAAAGTTCATATTTCTATGAAGTTTTGCGAAAGAATGAAGAGCGAAAGATTATCAAGAAGCAAACAATATCCGGATTTACCTGTATGGAACATGACCGTCTTTTTCAGCTGAAAAATGAAAAAGATATTCAAAGAGAGGATCAAATTATATATCACAAAGTAGGGGCGTACACGTTATGTCTGACACCCTTATTTATACAATTTTTTCCAACCGTGTATGTAGAGGAAAACGAAAAATATTATTGTGTCCGGCGTAAATGGACAGAGGATGATTATTTGGCAGGCAGTAGTTTATATGGTGAGGTTTAA
- a CDS encoding sugar transferase, producing the protein MKKRRNKRKLQKTCFFYKKYGKRLMDIILSFLGIIVLSPIMLITAFLVRMRLGSPVIFRQKRPGKNENIFEMYKFRTMTDTKDQDGNLLPDDVRLTSFGKKLRSASIDELPELFNILKGDMSVVGPRPLLVEYLPLYNEEQKHRHDVKPGLTGLAQVKGRNAISWEERFRWDVSYVRKLSLRMDLFILFESVRVVLKQEGIHSETSETMEDFKGSYKEKLS; encoded by the coding sequence ATGAAAAAGAGAAGAAACAAAAGAAAGCTACAAAAAACATGCTTTTTTTATAAAAAATATGGAAAAAGACTTATGGATATCATTCTTTCGTTTCTCGGAATAATTGTTCTATCGCCAATTATGCTGATAACGGCGTTTTTGGTCAGAATGAGGCTGGGAAGTCCTGTTATATTTCGCCAGAAGCGCCCAGGAAAAAATGAAAATATTTTTGAAATGTACAAATTCAGAACGATGACGGATACAAAAGATCAAGACGGAAATCTATTGCCGGACGATGTAAGACTGACAAGCTTTGGAAAGAAGCTAAGATCGGCCAGTATAGACGAGCTTCCGGAATTGTTTAATATTTTGAAAGGGGATATGAGTGTAGTGGGGCCACGACCGTTATTGGTAGAGTACTTACCTTTATACAATGAGGAACAGAAGCATAGGCATGATGTGAAACCGGGGCTTACAGGACTGGCACAAGTTAAGGGTAGGAATGCAATTAGCTGGGAAGAACGTTTTCGGTGGGACGTGTCTTATGTTCGCAAACTATCATTACGGATGGACCTGTTTATCCTTTTTGAATCAGTGAGGGTTGTTTTAAAACAGGAGGGGATCCATTCAGAGACAAGTGAGACAATGGAAGATTTTAAAGGATCATATAAGGAGAAGCTTTCGTGA
- a CDS encoding aminotransferase class I/II-fold pyridoxal phosphate-dependent enzyme gives MGKQKRIFLSSPTMNGHEMEYIQEAFDTNWVAPLGKNVDEFENELAAYVASKHAAALSAGTAALHLAVKLAGIGPGDVVLSSSLTFAATCNPVTYEGGKLVFIDAEKDTWNMSPEALEEGFRKYPETKAVLLAHLYGTPAKMDEIMGICEKHGVPLIEDAAEALGSTYKGRGCGTFGKYGIFSFNGNKIITTSGGGMLVSDSEKDIIKARFWATQAREAARHYEHKEIGYNYRMSNIVAGIGRGQLLTLDKYKEKKQHIYRRYQEAFADIPEIRMNPLNPDGEANNWLSCITLEPECIQRGISPLVIMEALEKENIESRPIWKPMDLQPVYQENDFIQVESFNGKSIGQDIFDRGVCLPSDVKNTDEDMERVIGIVRECF, from the coding sequence ATGGGAAAGCAAAAAAGAATATTTTTATCCAGTCCGACAATGAATGGGCATGAAATGGAGTATATCCAGGAGGCCTTTGATACAAACTGGGTGGCGCCCCTTGGAAAAAATGTTGATGAATTTGAAAATGAACTTGCGGCATATGTCGCCTCAAAGCATGCAGCAGCATTAAGCGCCGGGACGGCAGCACTGCATCTTGCAGTCAAGCTGGCAGGAATAGGGCCAGGGGATGTGGTACTTTCATCTTCTCTTACATTTGCCGCAACCTGTAATCCTGTTACCTATGAAGGAGGAAAGCTGGTTTTTATCGACGCGGAAAAGGATACATGGAATATGTCGCCCGAAGCGCTGGAAGAAGGCTTTCGGAAATATCCTGAAACAAAAGCCGTATTGCTGGCTCATCTTTACGGTACACCTGCTAAAATGGATGAGATTATGGGTATCTGTGAGAAACATGGCGTGCCGTTGATTGAAGATGCGGCGGAAGCGCTCGGCAGTACATATAAAGGAAGAGGATGCGGTACTTTTGGAAAGTACGGCATTTTTTCATTTAACGGAAATAAGATAATTACGACCTCCGGCGGCGGAATGCTGGTGTCAGATAGTGAAAAGGACATAATAAAGGCCAGATTCTGGGCAACACAGGCCAGAGAAGCAGCAAGGCATTATGAACATAAAGAGATAGGATACAATTACCGGATGAGTAATATCGTCGCCGGAATCGGCCGCGGGCAGCTGCTGACCTTAGATAAATATAAGGAGAAGAAGCAGCATATTTACCGAAGATATCAGGAGGCTTTTGCGGATATACCAGAGATTCGGATGAATCCATTGAATCCCGACGGTGAGGCTAATAACTGGCTGTCATGCATTACCCTGGAACCGGAATGTATCCAGAGGGGAATATCGCCGCTTGTTATTATGGAGGCGTTGGAAAAGGAAAATATTGAAAGCAGGCCGATTTGGAAACCGATGGATTTACAGCCGGTTTATCAGGAAAATGATTTTATACAGGTGGAGAGTTTCAATGGTAAGTCGATTGGCCAGGATATTTTTGACAGAGGGGTATGCTTGCCCAGCGATGTGAAAAATACGGATGAGGATATGGAACGGGTTATTGGAATCGTTAGAGAATGCTTTTAA
- the loaP gene encoding antiterminator LoaP produces the protein MWYVIQVQGGQEEKTAELIKKQLTLCDDSLRECFIPKKERVKKFKGRWQQVEELLFPGYVFADSGNAEELYRRLKQVSRLTKVLQDGNFLFLSLSEDEEQRIKAIGDCRHVTRVSKVQVVGGEYSGKIDGIDRGKNVVVRDGPLKGLEGHVTKVNLHKREVTVQMPFAGRMMDVKLGIELVEIEKPTREEINN, from the coding sequence ATGTGGTATGTAATACAAGTCCAGGGGGGACAGGAGGAGAAGACGGCGGAGCTGATCAAAAAGCAATTGACGCTCTGTGATGACAGCTTGAGGGAATGCTTTATACCGAAGAAAGAACGGGTGAAAAAATTTAAGGGGCGCTGGCAGCAGGTGGAAGAACTTTTATTTCCAGGATATGTGTTTGCCGATTCAGGGAATGCGGAGGAGCTGTACAGGCGGCTGAAGCAGGTTAGCAGATTGACGAAAGTTCTGCAGGACGGGAACTTTCTTTTTTTGTCCCTTTCAGAGGATGAAGAGCAGAGAATTAAAGCAATTGGGGACTGCCGCCATGTGACCAGGGTGTCTAAAGTCCAGGTTGTTGGGGGAGAGTACAGCGGTAAGATTGATGGAATTGACAGAGGAAAGAATGTAGTTGTCCGGGATGGGCCTCTGAAGGGGCTGGAAGGGCATGTGACCAAAGTGAATCTGCATAAGCGTGAGGTTACGGTTCAAATGCCATTTGCGGGGAGAATGATGGATGTGAAGCTTGGGATTGAACTGGTGGAGATTGAGAAGCCCACACGAGAAGAAATAAATAATTAA
- a CDS encoding DUF1934 domain-containing protein, translating to MTKDVLVSISGAHMVDGESDDVSVITAGTYYLKNGKHYILYDELIEGVEGAIRNTIKVGDGTVEIIKNGSARSHMVFEKEKTNVCCYAMPFGQMMVGVNTDDIVIEESPDRLLVEIEYSLEVNYETVSQCHIVIDIRSKAKADLRLGE from the coding sequence ATGACAAAGGATGTACTTGTAAGCATCAGCGGAGCCCATATGGTGGACGGCGAAAGCGACGATGTATCCGTAATTACGGCGGGCACCTATTATCTGAAAAATGGGAAACACTATATTCTCTATGACGAGCTGATCGAGGGCGTAGAGGGAGCTATCCGCAACACGATCAAGGTTGGCGACGGGACGGTAGAGATAATCAAAAACGGAAGCGCCCGCTCCCACATGGTATTTGAGAAAGAAAAGACAAATGTCTGCTGTTACGCAATGCCGTTTGGACAGATGATGGTCGGAGTGAATACGGACGATATTGTAATAGAAGAAAGTCCGGATCGGCTGCTGGTGGAGATTGAGTATTCGCTGGAAGTGAATTACGAAACGGTTTCGCAGTGCCATATTGTGATTGATATACGGTCGAAGGCGAAGGCGGATTTGAGGCTTGGGGAATAG
- the murI gene encoding glutamate racemase — protein MDRNAPIGVFDSGVGGLTVMREIMRQMPDERIVYFGDTARVPYGNKSKETVIRYSQQIIRFLQTKDVKAIVIACNTASACALEAVEKSLDIPIIGVISAGSRAAVEATRNGKIGIIGTEATIRSGVYSEEMKRLREDIEVTGKPCPLFVPLVEEGLLHDSVTDEIASRYLACLKGKYIDTLVMGCTHYPLLRSTFKRLMGDDVTLVNPAYETAVELRELLEKNEMTCTGESFGDGNGEDGSSGHGGFEHGSCGHGGSKQGNCGHGGSEQGSCGHGDCEHGGSEQGCHAHGAGEKHRDQYQFFVSDLAEKFTNFATSILPKEVKETKKINIEEY, from the coding sequence ATGGATAGAAATGCACCAATTGGAGTCTTTGATTCCGGTGTGGGCGGCCTTACTGTGATGAGGGAGATTATGCGCCAGATGCCGGATGAGAGGATTGTATATTTTGGAGATACGGCCAGGGTGCCTTATGGAAATAAATCGAAAGAGACGGTGATCCGCTATTCACAGCAGATTATCCGCTTTTTGCAGACCAAGGATGTAAAGGCGATTGTTATTGCCTGCAACACCGCGTCTGCCTGTGCCCTGGAGGCCGTGGAGAAGAGTCTGGACATCCCGATCATCGGAGTGATTTCCGCCGGCTCCAGAGCCGCCGTGGAAGCCACCAGAAATGGGAAAATCGGCATTATCGGAACAGAGGCCACGATTCGCAGCGGCGTATATTCCGAAGAAATGAAACGTTTGAGGGAAGATATAGAAGTGACGGGAAAACCCTGTCCTCTTTTCGTGCCATTAGTGGAAGAGGGACTGCTTCACGATTCCGTAACGGATGAGATTGCCTCCCGCTATCTGGCGTGTCTTAAAGGAAAGTATATAGACACACTGGTGATGGGCTGCACACATTATCCGCTTCTGCGATCCACATTCAAACGCCTGATGGGTGACGATGTTACACTGGTCAATCCGGCCTATGAGACGGCTGTGGAGTTGAGAGAACTTTTGGAAAAGAATGAGATGACGTGTACTGGGGAGAGTTTTGGAGATGGGAATGGTGAAGATGGAAGTAGCGGACATGGTGGCTTTGAGCATGGAAGCTGTGGACATGGAGGAAGTAAGCAGGGGAATTGTGGACATGGCGGCAGTGAGCAGGGGAGTTGTGGGCACGGTGACTGTGAACACGGGGGCAGTGAACAAGGCTGTCATGCACATGGGGCTGGGGAAAAACACAGAGATCAGTATCAGTTCTTTGTAAGTGACCTGGCCGAGAAATTCACGAATTTCGCAACATCAATTCTTCCGAAAGAGGTCAAAGAGACAAAAAAGATCAATATTGAGGAGTACTGA
- a CDS encoding D-alanine--D-alanine ligase family protein — protein sequence MKKRILVIFGGQSSEHIVSCMSAVNVINNIDRDTYEVLIVGITEEGRWLLVDSVEAIKDESWRNGTVQAILSPDATEKSVIVMDGSKIEKIKVDGAFPVLHGLYGEDGTIQGLFELVQLPYVGCGVLASAVSMDKFFTKIIADRVGVRQAAYEPVMKEEIADAEGMEDAVKRVETRFSYPVFIKPSNAGSSRGVSKAENREQLEKGLVEAALHDRKILVEETIVGHEIECAVFGNGKEPVIASGVGEVLAAAEFYDFEAKYFNAESRTVVNPELPGDSAERVRKAAVEIFKAVDGYGLARVDFFVTADGDVVFNEINTMPGFTAISMYPMLFEAAGISKTELVGKLIEHGLKRF from the coding sequence ATGAAAAAAAGAATTCTTGTTATTTTCGGCGGACAGTCCTCGGAGCATATAGTTTCCTGCATGTCCGCAGTAAATGTAATCAACAATATAGACAGAGATACATATGAGGTTCTTATCGTGGGAATCACGGAAGAAGGGCGCTGGCTCCTGGTAGATTCGGTGGAGGCTATTAAGGATGAGAGCTGGAGAAACGGAACCGTGCAGGCTATCCTTTCACCGGATGCCACGGAGAAATCCGTGATTGTCATGGATGGAAGCAAAATAGAGAAGATAAAGGTAGACGGAGCATTTCCGGTTCTCCACGGCCTGTATGGGGAGGACGGAACGATCCAGGGGCTTTTTGAGCTGGTACAGCTCCCCTATGTAGGCTGCGGGGTGCTGGCATCCGCTGTTTCGATGGATAAATTCTTTACAAAAATCATTGCGGACCGGGTTGGTGTCCGTCAGGCGGCATATGAGCCGGTTATGAAAGAAGAGATTGCAGATGCAGAGGGAATGGAGGATGCCGTCAAGAGGGTGGAAACCCGTTTTTCCTATCCTGTATTCATCAAACCGTCCAATGCCGGTTCTTCCCGGGGTGTATCCAAGGCGGAGAACAGAGAACAACTTGAAAAGGGACTTGTGGAGGCAGCCCTTCATGACAGGAAAATTCTTGTGGAAGAGACGATTGTCGGCCATGAGATAGAGTGTGCAGTTTTTGGAAATGGCAAAGAACCGGTGATTGCATCCGGTGTCGGCGAAGTCCTGGCTGCCGCAGAATTCTATGATTTTGAGGCCAAATATTTTAATGCGGAGTCCAGAACCGTTGTAAATCCGGAGCTTCCTGGTGACAGCGCCGAGAGAGTCAGAAAGGCAGCGGTTGAGATTTTTAAGGCAGTCGATGGCTATGGTCTGGCCAGAGTGGATTTCTTCGTGACGGCCGACGGGGATGTTGTATTCAATGAAATCAACACAATGCCGGGATTTACGGCCATCAGCATGTATCCAATGCTGTTTGAGGCAGCGGGAATCAGCAAGACAGAGCTGGTTGGAAAGCTGATTGAGCATGGGCTTAAACGGTTTTAG
- a CDS encoding stage II sporulation protein R, whose amino-acid sequence MSHPHITYYMNQLQKRNLKKLALLFSASLSLALLASVPVALNCARTAEETLSGELAPQILRFHVLANSNSEADQNLKLEVKQLLIDTMYEDLENEELSKEELISYINEHKTELENTAESYMFSKGFNYSADIRIEQCYFPTKIYGDVTFPCGTYDAVRVLLGNGSGKNWWCVLYPPLCFSQASVCEVPDSSKEELRNLLTENDYRDLMKHRRVVFGETKPSDTNASSPNPPDKNSVSVSGQKAQTDAGKKTQTETSSEPEVTVRVRFRLAELLSRN is encoded by the coding sequence ATGTCACACCCACATATTACATATTATATGAATCAATTACAGAAAAGGAATCTAAAAAAACTTGCCCTTCTTTTCAGTGCCTCTCTTTCCCTCGCCCTGCTGGCTTCGGTGCCCGTCGCCCTGAACTGTGCGCGGACGGCGGAGGAGACGCTTTCCGGCGAGCTGGCGCCGCAGATTCTCCGTTTTCATGTGCTGGCCAACAGCAACAGTGAAGCGGATCAGAATCTAAAATTAGAGGTAAAACAGCTTCTCATCGATACCATGTACGAGGATTTGGAAAATGAGGAACTCTCCAAAGAGGAGCTTATCTCTTATATAAATGAGCATAAAACCGAGCTGGAAAATACCGCCGAATCCTATATGTTCTCCAAAGGTTTTAATTATTCCGCGGACATACGGATCGAACAGTGTTATTTTCCAACCAAAATCTACGGTGACGTTACATTTCCCTGCGGAACATATGACGCCGTCCGCGTCCTCCTGGGAAATGGCAGCGGAAAAAACTGGTGGTGCGTCCTCTATCCGCCGCTGTGTTTTTCACAGGCATCCGTCTGCGAGGTACCTGATTCTTCAAAAGAAGAGCTTAGAAATCTTCTGACTGAAAACGATTACCGAGACTTAATGAAACACCGCCGCGTAGTCTTCGGGGAGACGAAGCCCTCCGACACGAACGCCTCCAGCCCAAATCCCCCGGATAAAAATTCCGTAAGCGTTTCAGGCCAAAAAGCTCAGACAGACGCAGGCAAAAAAACGCAGACAGAAACTTCTTCAGAACCAGAAGTCACTGTCCGCGTCCGTTTCCGCCTTGCGGAGCTGTTATCGCGAAATTAA
- a CDS encoding TolC family protein produces MKHNKKVLCYKKALCNKKVLSILAAVSLAVMSPLQVMAENPEFAHDEATWARLRDNVMEYDELQMLVEEYNPTYMNNQVSYKDSKTKDDAETVRQDLKDAADDLSSQAEDMRDTADSLLDLANSLQYMSKDQADAVLKQAGISSINSLMSSYNAMYMGAAMMDNSALKQNISADSTYDDDESRKLKYLKTQNGLIMSVQTMFASYNQMKSSLDVIQKNIEIMEAVQRSTETRAGLGMATQADILTAKKNVQSLQSTYTQTRSSLDSVKQSLCIATGWQFNADPDIREVPPIDMNRIAALNLEADKKTALENNYDLRYDNKILKNMTEGSTDKKNMERTIKNLEETIGATMVNLYNDIYQKQTALELADAALATETTAMNAMERKYQLGMASQLEYLQEQAAFLGKQIDRQTAEISLFQALETYDWALKGMMSGAGQ; encoded by the coding sequence ATGAAGCACAATAAGAAGGTCCTTTGTTATAAAAAAGCCCTTTGCAACAAAAAAGTTCTTTCGATACTGGCGGCAGTCTCACTGGCCGTAATGTCGCCGCTGCAGGTAATGGCGGAAAATCCGGAATTTGCCCATGACGAAGCGACCTGGGCCAGGCTCAGGGACAACGTGATGGAGTATGACGAACTTCAGATGCTGGTGGAGGAATATAACCCTACCTATATGAACAACCAGGTTTCCTATAAGGATTCCAAGACAAAAGACGATGCGGAAACCGTAAGACAGGATTTAAAAGATGCGGCCGACGATTTATCCAGCCAGGCGGAAGATATGAGGGATACGGCGGATTCCCTTCTGGATTTGGCAAATTCTCTTCAGTACATGTCCAAAGATCAGGCCGACGCCGTTCTCAAGCAGGCGGGAATCAGCAGTATCAACAGTCTGATGTCGTCCTACAATGCCATGTATATGGGCGCCGCCATGATGGATAACAGCGCTCTGAAGCAGAACATTTCGGCAGACAGCACTTACGACGACGATGAATCCAGGAAACTTAAATATTTAAAAACACAGAACGGCCTTATCATGTCGGTACAGACCATGTTCGCTTCCTACAATCAGATGAAAAGCAGCCTGGATGTCATCCAGAAAAACATCGAGATTATGGAAGCCGTGCAGCGTTCCACAGAAACAAGAGCCGGACTCGGTATGGCAACGCAGGCGGATATCCTGACGGCGAAGAAAAATGTACAGTCGCTCCAGTCCACCTACACCCAGACCCGCAGTTCTTTGGATTCAGTGAAACAGAGTCTCTGCATCGCTACCGGCTGGCAGTTTAATGCCGACCCGGATATCAGGGAAGTTCCGCCTATCGATATGAACAGAATCGCCGCCCTTAATCTGGAAGCAGACAAAAAGACGGCGCTGGAAAACAACTATGATTTAAGATACGACAACAAGATCTTAAAGAACATGACCGAAGGTTCCACAGACAAAAAGAACATGGAGCGGACGATCAAAAACCTGGAAGAGACAATCGGAGCCACAATGGTAAATCTCTATAATGATATTTACCAGAAGCAGACGGCTCTGGAGCTTGCAGACGCGGCTCTGGCGACCGAGACTACCGCCATGAATGCAATGGAGAGAAAGTACCAGCTTGGAATGGCAAGCCAGCTGGAATACCTCCAGGAGCAGGCGGCCTTCCTCGGCAAACAGATTGACCGCCAGACGGCAGAGATATCCCTGTTCCAGGCGCTTGAGACATATGACTGGGCGCTTAAGGGGATGATGTCGGGCGCCGGGCAATAG
- a CDS encoding TolC family protein, which translates to MKRRRKQIAVTALAALTAISLTVPAYAAAGPSGQTTYINGAGAGAEDTVLDYNDIDNRIANYNVNYKQLNSTLVNSSQSLDAARELREDASELMDEAAELRSDGLNETSRELYNSYKETAKELRKQAQKLTNEELSKSAQKTLRQMKSKLVASTQQLMIQYSETLAKQELMNKQIELAQANLDAANRMAGMGMKSTQDIQSAQETLKQVESGAAQLKYGLDNMRQNLLLLTGWNHDSTPEIRPVPSADLARIDQMNPQNDLSAAVGANYDLQAVKSASATGSSARNVKKRNVAQSQQDVASTLQSLYNTVISKRQSYEAALSEYGAAEQKMQAADRKYSLGMMGKLEYLSAQAEYLTSKSNKEIADIELFSAMEKYDWAVKGLIMS; encoded by the coding sequence ATGAAAAGAAGACGGAAACAGATAGCTGTAACGGCTCTTGCAGCCCTGACGGCAATATCTTTAACCGTTCCCGCTTATGCGGCTGCGGGGCCCTCGGGCCAGACCACTTACATAAACGGCGCAGGAGCCGGAGCAGAAGATACGGTTCTGGATTACAACGATATTGACAACAGGATTGCGAATTACAACGTGAATTACAAGCAGCTAAACTCCACTCTTGTAAACAGTTCGCAGTCACTGGATGCGGCGAGAGAGCTGAGAGAGGATGCGTCTGAGCTGATGGACGAGGCGGCCGAGCTGCGTTCCGACGGTCTGAATGAGACCAGCCGGGAATTGTACAACAGCTATAAAGAGACTGCCAAGGAACTCCGCAAGCAGGCTCAGAAGCTCACGAATGAAGAACTCAGTAAATCGGCCCAGAAAACGCTGAGGCAGATGAAGAGCAAGCTGGTGGCGTCGACGCAGCAGCTTATGATCCAGTACAGCGAGACGCTGGCCAAACAGGAGCTGATGAATAAGCAGATTGAGCTTGCGCAGGCGAATCTGGATGCGGCAAACAGGATGGCCGGAATGGGTATGAAATCGACCCAGGATATCCAGTCGGCCCAGGAGACGCTAAAACAGGTGGAGAGCGGCGCGGCCCAGCTGAAATACGGCCTCGATAATATGAGGCAGAACCTTCTGCTCCTGACCGGATGGAACCATGATTCAACGCCTGAGATAAGGCCGGTGCCTTCCGCTGATTTGGCAAGGATCGACCAGATGAACCCGCAGAACGATCTCAGCGCGGCGGTCGGAGCCAATTACGATCTGCAGGCGGTAAAGAGCGCTTCCGCTACCGGCTCATCGGCCAGGAACGTGAAGAAGAGAAACGTTGCCCAGTCCCAGCAGGATGTGGCATCCACTCTGCAGAGCCTCTATAATACAGTGATTTCCAAGCGCCAGTCCTACGAGGCGGCCCTCTCCGAGTACGGAGCGGCAGAGCAGAAAATGCAGGCGGCAGACAGAAAATATTCCCTGGGAATGATGGGAAAACTTGAATATCTGAGCGCCCAGGCGGAATACCTTACTTCAAAATCGAACAAAGAAATTGCAGACATAGAGTTATTTTCAGCCATGGAGAAGTATGATTGGGCGGTAAAAGGCCTGATCATGTCTTAA